A window of Pyrobaculum aerophilum str. IM2 contains these coding sequences:
- a CDS encoding cobalt-precorrin-7 (C(5))-methyltransferase has product MIYVIGAGPGDPSMIPLKALEILKKCPLVMGWRNVVDKLREYIKGEVVYLTYTNQEEILQKYLKTEGDVCIITHGDPCVSDWEFLERIKAFKADVVVINGVSSLNVALARLGLDMAHIVFATLHARSPQDLRPLVAILHHRVLIAFPYPTADGPQRLARELIALGATGCKATVLENLTLKDERIWQGGLEELSRETRHFSDLSVVAVDCRGSS; this is encoded by the coding sequence GTGATTTACGTTATTGGGGCCGGCCCCGGCGATCCCTCAATGATTCCTTTAAAGGCGTTGGAAATATTGAAAAAATGCCCTTTAGTAATGGGGTGGCGTAATGTAGTTGATAAACTGCGCGAATACATAAAGGGGGAGGTGGTGTATTTAACCTATACAAATCAAGAGGAGATTTTGCAAAAATACTTAAAGACAGAGGGGGATGTCTGCATAATAACCCACGGAGATCCTTGTGTTTCCGACTGGGAGTTCTTAGAGAGAATAAAAGCCTTTAAAGCCGACGTGGTTGTTATAAACGGCGTATCTTCACTAAACGTCGCGCTGGCCCGTCTGGGTCTTGACATGGCGCATATAGTCTTCGCAACGCTCCACGCAAGATCGCCGCAGGATTTAAGGCCCCTGGTAGCGATCTTACATCATAGAGTTCTGATAGCCTTCCCCTACCCGACGGCGGATGGCCCACAGCGTTTAGCGAGGGAGCTCATAGCGCTTGGGGCTACTGGCTGCAAGGCGACAGTGCTGGAGAACTTGACCCTCAAAGACGAGCGGATCTGGCAAGGCGGTCTGGAGGAGCTCTCCCGCGAGACGCGTCACTTCAGCGATCTATCTGTGGTGGCCGTGGATTGCCGTGGCAGTTCTTGA
- a CDS encoding precorrin-3B C(17)-methyltransferase, which yields MRGRLRIVGIGPGDPSVRTFRAVEAIKESEVVVGYETYIGLIKDLLEGKEVIPAKMRQEIFRAEISISKALEGRKVALVSDGDPNVYGMAPLVFELMAKRGVEVDVEVIPGVTAALAAAAKLGAPLGSDFAVINLSDLLTPREAILRRVKAAAEADFVLVFYNPIDSGLTKAALEVVRSVRGDSTPVGLVKNAYRQGEEVRITALGEVDMDWIDMRTTIIVGNSETFTWRGYLITPRGYSNKYRL from the coding sequence ATGAGGGGTAGGCTGAGAATCGTGGGAATAGGTCCGGGGGATCCCTCTGTGAGGACGTTTAGAGCCGTGGAGGCGATTAAAGAAAGCGAAGTTGTAGTGGGTTATGAGACGTATATAGGGTTGATTAAAGATCTACTGGAGGGTAAGGAGGTTATCCCGGCTAAAATGCGCCAGGAAATATTTAGAGCTGAGATATCCATCTCTAAGGCCTTAGAGGGGCGTAAAGTGGCGTTAGTATCAGACGGCGATCCAAACGTTTACGGAATGGCCCCGTTAGTTTTTGAGCTAATGGCTAAGAGGGGGGTGGAGGTGGACGTGGAGGTTATCCCCGGCGTAACTGCGGCTTTGGCCGCGGCCGCTAAGCTGGGAGCCCCCTTGGGATCTGATTTCGCCGTGATAAACTTAAGCGATTTATTAACGCCAAGAGAGGCAATCCTCCGCAGAGTCAAAGCCGCCGCTGAGGCAGATTTCGTCTTGGTCTTCTACAACCCAATAGATAGCGGACTCACCAAGGCGGCGCTGGAAGTAGTCCGCTCTGTGAGGGGGGATTCAACGCCCGTGGGCCTCGTGAAAAACGCATATCGACAAGGAGAGGAGGTGCGGATAACCGCTTTGGGCGAAGTGGACATGGACTGGATTGACATGAGAACGACAATTATAGTGGGC
- a CDS encoding type II toxin-antitoxin system VapC family toxin, whose amino-acid sequence MIYLDTSALIKRYVKEADSDVVDGLFEAAYRGEVAVSTSVFNIGEAATAADKKARRGELSGDVRTAVSLMLREIAVLSSLGSLVIVPIGLSVMKASIHIALTHKLYIADALQIASCLRVKCHELYTADKALADAAEKEGIKTRVLR is encoded by the coding sequence GTGATATATCTAGACACAAGCGCCTTAATAAAGCGGTATGTCAAGGAGGCTGATAGCGACGTGGTAGACGGGCTATTTGAGGCGGCATACCGGGGCGAAGTGGCAGTCTCGACCTCAGTGTTTAACATCGGCGAAGCCGCCACTGCCGCGGATAAGAAAGCAAGGAGGGGGGAGTTGAGCGGCGACGTCAGAACCGCCGTTTCACTAATGCTGAGGGAAATCGCCGTATTGAGCAGTCTGGGCTCTTTGGTAATAGTCCCCATTGGGTTAAGTGTTATGAAGGCCTCTATACACATCGCCTTAACCCACAAGCTCTATATCGCAGACGCCCTCCAAATAGCCAGTTGTCTGCGGGTTAAATGCCACGAGTTATATACAGCGGACAAAGCCCTCGCAGATGCCGCCGAGAAAGAAGGCATAAAGACGCGGGTACTCCGCTGA
- the cbiG gene encoding cobalt-precorrin 5A hydrolase, with the protein MAVLELLWRGVAIIHASAAGRRPAEKLAEELGKAGVVAHIFQFSQLDAIWGCYDAYVFIMALGGVVRGICNKITHKETDPPVLVVTHDLKYIIPILGLHRGANELAGELAALIRANAVVTTVAEKMGLTPVEVVTRLLLCKLEQSAVLEVYKALIEGKRVCVEGLPPGVVGYADSPPCDIVIKRGYCEGRFCCRPLRLFVGFGSKTGVSPQEIAEAVRALLNVIRAERVEAVASIRPEVYQVAELLGARPLLFKPDELSDEKCLSPPNQIALKRLGIGNVAEAAALKAAGPGGELLVRKRAFGGKITVAIAAASPYSAL; encoded by the coding sequence GTGGCAGTTCTTGAGCTACTCTGGCGCGGCGTCGCAATTATACACGCCTCGGCGGCCGGGAGGAGGCCTGCTGAAAAACTGGCAGAGGAGCTGGGGAAGGCCGGCGTTGTTGCACATATATTTCAATTCTCACAGCTGGACGCCATATGGGGGTGTTATGACGCGTATGTATTTATCATGGCTCTCGGCGGAGTGGTAAGGGGGATATGCAATAAAATTACCCATAAGGAGACTGATCCGCCGGTGCTTGTGGTGACGCACGACTTGAAATATATAATACCCATTTTGGGATTGCACCGAGGCGCCAATGAGCTGGCCGGAGAGCTGGCGGCGTTAATAAGAGCAAACGCCGTGGTGACGACAGTGGCTGAGAAAATGGGGCTTACCCCCGTGGAAGTTGTTACAAGGCTTCTCCTCTGCAAACTAGAACAGAGCGCCGTGTTAGAGGTATATAAAGCCCTAATAGAGGGCAAACGCGTCTGCGTAGAGGGCCTGCCCCCCGGCGTAGTGGGATATGCCGACAGCCCCCCGTGTGATATTGTTATTAAAAGAGGTTACTGTGAGGGCCGTTTTTGTTGCAGGCCGTTAAGGCTTTTCGTAGGCTTCGGCTCTAAAACTGGGGTATCTCCTCAGGAAATAGCCGAGGCCGTTAGGGCTTTATTAAATGTCATAAGGGCTGAGAGAGTGGAGGCAGTGGCGTCTATAAGGCCTGAGGTTTACCAAGTGGCAGAACTGCTGGGCGCCAGGCCGCTGTTGTTCAAGCCGGATGAGCTATCTGATGAGAAGTGTCTCTCTCCTCCAAATCAAATTGCGTTAAAAAGACTGGGTATTGGTAACGTGGCCGAGGCCGCGGCGCTGAAAGCGGCTGGGCCCGGGGGAGAGTTGTTAGTTAGGAAAAGGGCGTTTGGCGGCAAAATCACAGTCGCTATAGCGGCGGCTTCTCCTTATTCTGCCTTGTAG
- a CDS encoding CbtB-domain containing protein — protein sequence MELNKVSQRVKLITKVTSSRWFELGLTAAAGLALSLILYPPAWNLALGGLLEKVVPTPIYNAVHELRHLWGIPCH from the coding sequence ATGGAGTTGAACAAAGTCTCGCAAAGGGTAAAGCTCATAACAAAAGTGACGTCAAGCCGTTGGTTTGAGCTGGGGTTGACGGCCGCGGCTGGCCTGGCCCTTTCGCTTATTTTATACCCACCAGCCTGGAATTTGGCGTTAGGCGGTCTGCTCGAGAAGGTGGTGCCAACGCCGATCTATAACGCCGTACACGAGCTGAGACACCTTTGGGGGATTCCATGTCATTAA
- the thiC gene encoding phosphomethylpyrimidine synthase ThiC — protein MDNTIIRRAREGRIDDEMRKIAEAEGVSPEKLRDRIAKGQVVYIRNVKWPSEKVVAIGKGLSTKINVNLGTSTEVVDLDSELKKVEVANKWGDTLMDLSVGGDLDAIRRAVISKSKLPVGTVPVYQAFIEAFNKRSGGAYFTIDDLFNTIERQLKDGVAFMTIHAAVTKEAAIRVLKSDRVIPVVSRGGDMIIGWMLHNDAENPYLTHWDYLLELFAQYDAVISIGDALRPGAVADAHDEFHVGELVEAARLAKRAIKAGVQVMIEGPGHVPLNDVIWTIKLEKRLTGGVPYYVLGPLPTDVAAPYDHIASAVGAALAAAAGADLLCYITPAEHLSLPTVEQVEQGAIAYRIAAHIGDVVKLGRKARRWDDEVSYYRGRLMWDEMIKRLVDPERAYKVYTQYGPPKVKGCTMCGGYCPMNMVIQQARRLK, from the coding sequence ATGGATAATACAATTATTAGAAGGGCCAGGGAGGGGAGAATCGACGATGAAATGCGTAAAATAGCTGAGGCGGAGGGAGTCTCTCCCGAGAAGCTGAGGGATAGAATTGCCAAGGGCCAGGTGGTGTACATCCGCAATGTGAAGTGGCCGAGCGAAAAGGTGGTGGCAATCGGCAAGGGGCTCTCCACGAAGATAAACGTCAATTTGGGTACCTCCACTGAGGTTGTGGATTTAGACTCGGAGCTGAAAAAAGTGGAGGTGGCTAATAAATGGGGAGATACCTTAATGGACTTAAGCGTTGGGGGCGATTTAGACGCCATTAGGCGCGCTGTTATATCCAAAAGCAAACTTCCCGTGGGCACTGTGCCGGTGTACCAGGCTTTTATAGAGGCTTTCAACAAGAGGAGCGGCGGCGCCTATTTCACAATAGACGACTTGTTTAACACAATAGAGAGGCAGTTGAAAGACGGCGTGGCCTTTATGACAATACACGCCGCTGTGACTAAAGAGGCGGCTATTAGGGTGTTAAAGAGTGATAGGGTAATACCCGTGGTGTCAAGGGGAGGAGACATGATTATTGGCTGGATGTTACACAACGACGCGGAAAACCCGTACCTCACCCACTGGGACTACCTCCTTGAGCTCTTCGCCCAATACGACGCCGTTATTTCTATAGGAGACGCCCTGCGCCCTGGGGCCGTAGCGGACGCACACGACGAGTTTCACGTGGGCGAGCTTGTGGAGGCGGCGCGGCTGGCCAAGAGGGCGATTAAAGCAGGGGTGCAAGTCATGATCGAAGGCCCCGGCCACGTCCCCCTCAACGACGTCATATGGACTATTAAGTTAGAGAAGAGGCTGACGGGCGGAGTTCCCTATTACGTCCTAGGCCCCCTCCCCACAGACGTGGCCGCCCCCTACGACCACATAGCCTCGGCGGTGGGCGCCGCCCTAGCCGCGGCGGCGGGGGCGGACTTGTTGTGTTACATAACGCCGGCGGAGCACCTATCTCTCCCAACGGTAGAGCAAGTGGAACAAGGCGCCATTGCCTATAGAATTGCCGCACATATAGGAGATGTGGTTAAGCTGGGGAGAAAGGCCAGGCGTTGGGACGACGAAGTCAGCTATTACAGAGGGAGGCTTATGTGGGACGAGATGATTAAAAGACTTGTCGACCCCGAACGCGCCTATAAGGTCTACACTCAATACGGCCCGCCAAAAGTAAAGGGCTGTACAATGTGCGGCGGATACTGCCCCATGAATATGGTCATTCAGCAAGCGCGCAGGCTAAAATAG
- a CDS encoding precorrin-8X methylmutase: protein MEIIVVNHGSRRGDFNKLMEEWAAELSRRLGVKAVVGYNEYAEPNWRDLLKRAEGPVIIALAFLGAGNHVVRDILGELGVEMGKWQMSKFGKLVYVTEPLGNSPLVFNALLSRVKRALGNGVESGYISDAEEIEMSSMGYVAAALGLDLNNWKHRIIARAVYASGNLELAKFVYISDDLLGAAREALIAEAPCVVDVKMVAAGMRYPHVYIAVEAPVNNGGTRASAGMSYWLSRLNGACVVIGNAPTALKAALDMWSEGKADIPFAVAAPVGFTNASHVKEELVKSRLPAVVIRGTYGGSGIAVALFNELLRLAYEG from the coding sequence ATGGAGATTATAGTAGTTAATCACGGCTCTCGCAGAGGCGACTTCAATAAATTAATGGAGGAGTGGGCGGCGGAATTATCCCGCCGCCTCGGCGTAAAGGCCGTAGTGGGGTATAATGAATATGCAGAGCCTAATTGGAGAGATCTTTTAAAAAGGGCTGAGGGGCCGGTGATCATAGCCTTGGCGTTTTTAGGCGCTGGCAACCACGTGGTTAGGGATATTCTGGGCGAGCTCGGCGTAGAGATGGGCAAGTGGCAGATGTCAAAATTCGGCAAGTTGGTATACGTCACCGAGCCGTTAGGGAACTCGCCGCTGGTCTTCAACGCCCTTCTCTCAAGGGTTAAAAGGGCCTTGGGCAACGGGGTAGAAAGCGGTTATATCTCAGACGCCGAGGAGATTGAGATGAGCTCCATGGGCTACGTCGCCGCGGCCCTCGGGCTAGATCTCAATAACTGGAAACATAGAATTATTGCAAGAGCTGTATACGCCTCGGGCAACTTAGAGCTGGCGAAGTTTGTTTATATTTCAGACGATTTATTGGGCGCGGCGCGTGAGGCTTTAATAGCAGAGGCGCCGTGTGTTGTCGATGTTAAAATGGTGGCGGCTGGGATGCGGTATCCGCATGTATACATCGCTGTGGAGGCGCCTGTAAATAACGGGGGGACTAGGGCATCGGCTGGAATGAGCTACTGGCTGTCTCGGCTAAACGGCGCTTGCGTCGTCATAGGCAACGCTCCCACTGCTTTAAAAGCGGCTTTAGATATGTGGTCTGAGGGCAAAGCGGATATACCCTTCGCCGTGGCAGCGCCAGTTGGCTTCACCAACGCCTCTCACGTTAAGGAGGAGCTGGTGAAATCGAGGCTTCCCGCCGTTGTAATACGCGGAACCTACGGGGGTTCGGGGATTGCCGTGGCTCTATTCAACGAACTGTTGCGCCTGGCGTATGAGGGGTAG